The sequence GCTGGGGCTGCTGCACGATCCCAACGCCCTGGCCACCGCATTGCTCACCGCCCAGCGCGTCGACCCCGACGCCCTCGCGGCCTCGGTCACCCTGCCGCCCGGCGGTGCCGAATCACCCGCCTTGATTCCGTTCAGCGGTCCGGCCCGCAAGGCCCTGGAGTTGACTTTCCGCACCGCACTTCGCCTCGGCCACAACTACATCGGCACCGAGCACCTCCTGTTGGCGCTGCTGGAAGCAGAGGATGACACCGGTCCCCTGCATCGCGCCGGGGTCGACCGCGAGCGGGCCGAAGCCGACCTGGCCAAAGCCCTGGAGGCGATCACCGCGAACCTGGCCGCTCCCGGCACGGAAACCACGAACTGACCGGCGAAACCGCCGGTCTGCGAACCCGCCAGGCCAAGGCTGCTGCACCCGCGATCCCGATGTGCCATCATGCCCAGATGCATCGCTGGATTCTGGCCCTGGTCACTTCCGTCGTCACCGCGTTGGCTGCCCTGCTGACGCCCGCCGCCGGACACGCCACGCCGACCACCACCGCGGAGGCGCCGATCGGGCGCCTCGGCGACACGCTGCGCATCCAATACCACGACGAGGCGTTCGGCCCGATCGTCGCCGATGTCACCGTCCACGACGTGGTGCCCAGCGAGATCCCCCCGGGCTGGGGCGCGAACGGCACGCCGCGCTGGCGCAACCAGGGCGGTCCGTGGCGGGCGAACGTGACCATCCACCCGATCGCGGTGCCCAACCCCTACATCATGGCGGCCTCAGTCACCTTCGACGGTGTCACGCCCGGCGGCGACGCCTACGTGTCCAAGCACACCGACGACCCCACCACCCTGGATGCGGTGCTCACCAACGCTCCCGCGGGCTCCACCGTCAACGGCGGTGTCTACTGGGATGTCTACCGCGGCTTGGTCACCCACGTGGTGATGCTGTCGCGCAACACCGGACTGCGCCTGGCGCAGTGGAATCTGTGAGCTAACCCGCGGGTTTGATGCGGTGGTCCAGCTTCGGCTCTCCTCCGTCGAGCCTCGCTAACCCCCGGGTTTGATGCGGTGGTCCAGCTTCGGCTCTCCTTCATCGAGCCTCGCTAACCCCCGGGTTTGATGCGGTGGTCCAGCTTCGGCTCTCCTTCGTCGAGCCTCGCTAACCCCCGCTGCTCAACGCGAGCAGTCGCGAGGTGGCCCGCAGGTACTTCTTGCGGTAACCGCCGGCCAGCATCTCGGCGCTGAAAATCTGGTCGAGTTTGGCGCCGGAAGCCACCACCGGGATGCCCGCGTCATACAGGCGATCGGTGAGTGCCACCAACCGCAGCGCCACGTTCTGGTCCTCAATGGCGTGCGCACCGGTGAGGAACACCGCGGTGACGCCCTCGATCAGCGTCAGGTAGCGCGACGGATGCATGGTGGCCAGGTGGGCGCACAGCCCGTCGAAGTCGTCCAGCGTCGCTCCCGGCCGCGCCGCGGCGCGCTGCGTGACCTGTTGCGCTGAGGGCGGTTCGGGCGCCGGCGGCAGGTCCCGGTGCCGATAGTCGGGGCCGTCAACCCGAACCGGGGTGAAAATGCTTGCCAGCGCACTGATCTCGCGCAGAAAGTCCTGCACAGCGAAGCGGCCTTCGCCGAGCTGCTCGGGCAACGTGTTCGATGTCGCGGCAATCGAGACCCCGCGCGCCACCAGTTCGGACAGCAGCCGCGACACCAAGGTGGTGTTGCCGGGATCGTCGAGTTCGAACTCGTCGATGCACACCACGGTGTAGCCGCCGAGCAATTCGATGCACTCGGTGAAGCCGAACACCCCGGCCAACTGGGTCAGCTCCATGAACGTCGCGAACGCCGTGCCAGGCGGCTCAGCGGCCGCGGTGTCGGTGATCGCGTGGTAGACCGAGGCCAGCAGGTGCGTCTTGCCGACACCGAAACCACCGTCGAGGTAGATACCCACGCCCGGCAACACCTCGCGCTTGCCCAGCAGCTTGCGCCGTCCGGCGCGCCGGGTGACCGCCTGCGTGCAGAACGCGGTGCACGCCGTCACCGCGGCGGCCTGGCTGGGTTGCGCCGGGTCCGGGCGGTAGCTGGCGAAGCTGGCCCCGGCGAACGTCGGGGGCGGTTTGAGCTGCGCGATCAACCGTTCCGGAGAGACCGCCGGCTGCCTGTCCACCAGGTGGTCGATCGACTCGGCGGCTGGATTGGGCACGCACGAACTGTAGTCACATGGTGCAATCGAGGCCATGTCCGACCTCAGCGCAGACCCCGGATTCACCCTGCTGGGCTCCACGGCGCCCGTCGACGACGCCGAACTGGGCCGGCTGTACGCCTATCCCGAAACCAGCGAGCCGCGCGTGTGGGTGCGGGCCAATTTCATCGGCAGCATCGACGGCGGCGCGACGGTCGCCGGCACGTCCGGTGGACTGGCCGGGCCCGGCGACCGGTCCCTGTTCATGCTGCTGCGGGCGCTGGCCGACGTCGTCGTGGTCGGCGCGGGCACCGTACGGGTTGAGAATTACGGCGGAGCGCGGCTGAGCGTCGCGCAGCGCCAGGGCCGCCGCGACCGCGGACAGTCCGAGGTACCCCGGCTGGCGATCGTGACCCAGTCGGGACAGCTGGACCGCAACCTGCGGGTGTTCAACGACACCGAACTGGCACCGCTGGTGTTGACCTGCTCCGCGGTCGCCGACGACACTCGGCGGCGGCTGGCCGGGCACGCCGACGTCCTGGACTGCTCCGGTGATGACCCCGGGCGGGTGGACGAGGCCGTGCTGCTGGCCGCGTTGGCGCAGCGCGAGCAGTTTCGAGTGCTCACCGAAGGCGGACCGACCCTGCTGGGGTCGTTCATCGAACGCGAGCTGCTTGACGAGCTCTGCCTGACCTTGGCCCCCTATCTGGTCGGCGGCCTGGCCCGCCGTATCGCCACCGGTCCGGGCGAGCTGACCACGCCGATGCGCTGCGCGCATCTGCTCGCCGACGAATCCGGCTACCTCTACGGCCGCTACGTCAAAAGCGCGCGCCTATAAGGTGACAGGCATGACCAGCTCTTCGAGGTTCGCCCGGATCGCGGTGGTGACGGCTGCGGCCGTACTGGCCGGGTCCGCGCCCCTGCTGGCCGGATGCGCGCCCGGGCTGGCCGCCAACCCGCGGTTTGCAACCAACTCCGGCGCTGGGGCCCAGGGCCAACCCGAGTCCACCTCGGACCACGCCGGACCCCCTCCGGTGGAGGTGCCCAAGAACGACCTGCCGTGGCATGACTGCACCGCCCGGGTCTTCGGCGACGCCGCGGTGCCCGCCACGCCCGGTGTGCGGCTGGACTGCGCCAGCTACGACGCCGACATCGACCCCCTCGGCGGCGGCTCCGGGGCGATCAGCATCGGGGTGGTGCGGGCCCGGTCCGTGCAGACCCCGGGCGACGCCGGCCCCGTGGTGTTCACCACCGGCTGGGATCTGCCGTCGTCGCTGCAGCTGCCGATCTGGCTGGCGCGGGCCGGCGCGGACGTGCTCAAGAGCCACCCGGTCGTCGCCGTGGACCGGCGCGGCATCGGAATGTCGAGCCCGGTGGACTGCCGCAATCGCAGCCAGCGCGACGAAATGTGGAACCAGGCGCAGTTCACCCCCGGCGACGACCCGGTGGCCAGCCTGGGCACGGTCACTCAGGAGGCCACCACCGACTGCACCGACTCCATCTCGCCGGGTGAGTCCTCCTACGACAACACCCACGCCGCCACGGATCTCGAACGACTGCGCAGCATCTGGGACATTCCCGCGCTGTCGCTGCTCGGTATCGGCAACGGCGCCCAGATCGCCTTGGCGTACGCCGGCTCTCATCCGGGGAAGGTGGCCCGGCTGGCGCTGGACTCCCCCATCCCCCTCGGAGTCGCCGCCGAGGCCGCGGCCGAGGAACGGGTCAAGGGCCAGCAGGCGGCCTTCGAGGCGTTCGCCGCGCAGTGCGTCGCGGTCAGCTGTGCGCTGGGCCCGGACCCGAAGGGGGCCGTCGACGCGCTGCTGGGCGCGGCGCGCTCCGGGCATGGTCCGGGCGGCGCCTCGGTGGCCGCGGTGACCAACGCGATCGTCACGGCCCTGGGCTATCCCACCGGCGATCGGGTCAACACCACCAACGAGTTGGCCAAGGCACTGGCCTCGGCCAACTCCGGCGACGCCAATCTGTTGAACAACTTGATCAACCGGGCCCAAGGCACCACCGGCAGCGACGGGCACTTCATCAACTCGTGCGCCGACGCGCTCAACCGGCCCACGCCCGATCGGGTCCGGGAGCTGGTGGTCGCCTGGGGCAAGGAGTACCCACAGTTCGGCGCGGTCGGCGCGCTGGCGATGGCACAGTGCCTGAGCTGGCCCAGCAGCAGCACCCCCGACCTGCCGAAGGAACTCAAGATCGACGTGCTGCTGCTCGGCGCGCAAAACGATCCGATCGTCGGAGAGGAGGGCGTGGCGGCCACCGCCGCGGCCGTCATCAACGCCGGGTCGGCCAGCAAGCGGGTGATGTGGCAGGGCATCGGCCACGGCGCCGCGGTGTACTCGGCGTGCACGTTGCCGCCGCTGATCGGCTACCTCGACAGCGGCAAGCTGCCCGACACCGATGTGTACTGCCCGGCCTGACCCAACCTGATCCGGGCCCCCGAGCCCGGTCCGGGGTACGGTTCGCTGGTGACGGCAGCCGACTCCTTGATGCACCGGGCGAACACCGCCCTGCTGGCCGCATTCCGGCCCCCCACGTCCCCGCCGAGCACCGCGACGGTACTGCGTTCGGTGCTGTGGCCGGTGGCCATCATGTCGTTGATCCACCGCGCCGTGATACTGCCGCTGAACGGCAACATCACCGACGACTTCAAACCGGTGTACCGGGCGGTGCTGAACTTCCGGCACGGCTTGGACATCTACAACGAGCACTTCGACTACGTCGATCCGCACTACCTGTACTCCCCCGGGGGCACCCTGCTGATGTCCCCGTTCGGGTACCTGCCGGAAACCCTGTCGCGGTACACCTTCATCGCCACCAACACGATCGCGATCGTCCTGGCCGCCTACCTGCTGCTGCGGATGTTCGGCTTGCGCCTGACCTCGGTGGCGGCCCCGGCCCTGCTGGCGGCGATGTTCCTCACCGAAAGTGTCAGCAGCACACTGGTGTTCACCAACATCAACGGCGTCATCCTGCTGGCCGAAGTGCTGTTCTTCCGCTGGCTGCTCGACGGCCGGGAGAGCCGCCAGTGGTGGGCCGGTGTCGCGGTCGGGCTGACCCTGGTGGTCAAACCGGTGTTGGCGCCGCTACTGCTCTTACCGCTGCTGAGCCGGCAGTGGCGGCCGTTCGTCGGGGCGATCGGGGTGCCGGTGCTGTTCAACGTGGCGGCGTTCCCGCTGACCAGCGATCCGCGCAGTTACTTCACCCAGACGGTGCCCTACATCCTGGGCACCCGCGACTACTTCAACTCCTCGATCCTGGGCAACGGGGTGTTCTTCGGGCTGCCCTCGGGTCTGATCCTGTTCATGCGGGTGCTGTTCACCGTTCTGGCCGCCGTCAGCCTCTGGTTGCTCTACCGCTACTACCGCACCCGCGACCCGCGGTTCTGGATGCTGACTTCTTCGGGGGTGCTGCTGACCGCGTCGTTCCTGGTGCTGTCGCTGGGACAGGGCTACTACTCGATCGTGCTGTTCCCGTTCCTGATGACCGTGGTGCTGCCGAACTCGGTGCTGCGCAACTGGCCGGCGTGGCTGGGGGTCTACGGGTTCATGACCCTGGACAAGTGGCTGATCTTCCGGTGGATGAACATCGGGCGGCCGCTGGACTACCTCAAGATCACCTACGGCTGGTCGCTGCTGTTGATCGTGGTGTGCACCGTGCTGTGCTACCGCTACCTCGACGCCCGCGAACAGGGCCGCCTGGACGACGGGATCGATCCGGCATGGCTAGCGGCCGGGCCGGCGAAGGCTACCGTGGAAGCATGACCCCCGAACCGACGGTGTCACTCACCGACGACGAGTGGCGCGCGAAACTGACCCCCGAGGAATTCGCCGTACTGCGCCGCGCCGGAACCGAGCCGCCGAACACCGGTGAATACACCGACACCACCACCGAAGGTGTCTACGAGTGCCGGGCGTGCGGTGCCGAATTGTTCCGCAGCACAGAGAAATTCCACTCGCACTGCGGCTGGCCGTCGTTCTTCGACCCGGCCGACTCCGACGCGGTGATCCTGCGCGCCGACAACTCGCTGGGGAGGCAGCGCACCGAGGTGTTGTGCGCGTCCTGCCACAGCCATCTGGGCCACGTGTTCACCGGCGAGGGCTACCCCACCCCCACCGACCAGCGCTACTGCATAAACAGCATCTGCCTGCGGCTGGTGCCGTCGTCATAGCCGCCGGGCTCACCACTGCCCGGTGAAGATGTCCTCGAAAACGTTGTAGGTCAACAGCGGAACCTGCTCAAGCGATGCACCGATGTTCTCCGCGCCGTCCACGAAGGCGTTTCCGATGCTGGTCGGGTCCCCGGACAGGGTCGCCTCGAGGAGGTTGTACGCGGCGAGCTGCGGCGGCAGGACCAGCTCGCGCCAGAGCAGGAATCCGTCGCCCAGCAGGCCCATGTCCGTCGAGACGGGTTGTCCGGCCCAGTTGACCAGCGTCCAGCCGTCCTCGGGGTTGCCGGTCAGCTCGACGATGCCCGCGTTGGGCAGCGGCTGCGGCACGCCGGTCGAGGAGACGTCGAACAGGCCCTTGAGCAGCACTTCGATGTCGGGGTTCTTGACGGTGTTCATCACCCAGATCATGGTGACCGCGGAGCTGCTGAAGACGGCCTCGTTGATCGCCCCGTTGTCGCCGATGACGGGGTTGTCCATCGCGTGGTTGTACACGGCGTCGATCGCTTCGTTGTATTTCTCGAGCACGATCAGGCCGTTGTAGTCCAGGGCGCCCGGGATAGGCAGCACCGACGGCAGGGCCAACGTCCACAGCGCGCTGGACAGGGCGTAGAGGATCCCGGCGGGGCTGAGGTTGGGCAGGTCGGAGTAGATGCCACCGTCGACCTCGGTCAGCCCGTACAAGATTCTGATGTCGTCGTGCGAGATGCCCATGAGGTCGGCAAACGGGTAGGCGGTTTCCTGCGCGTCGGTGTCGGGACCGGAGAAGATTCCGGCGACCTTGCCCAGGCCGATCTCGTCGAGGAGTTTCTGCGCCGTGTCGAGCGCTTCCTGTTCTCCATTGGCACTGATTCCGGCCCCGGGAAAACTCGGGGCGAACGTGACCCGCTCGTTGCCCGGCGGCGCGTCTTCGGCATGCCGCACGATGTCCATGACGATGTCTTGGGCGGCCAGCAGAATATCGGCGAGCTGGACCGCGGGGAGCTGGACTGCCGCCGGGTTCGCGGCGAGCAGGCCGGCGGTCAGCAGCGCGGTGCCGGCGGCCGCGAAGCGGGGTGTCGAGCTAGCTGTCTGGGATCGACCGAGCATCGTTCGACACCTCCGTGAGGACGGGACCAAGGCGCAGCCTTAGAAAATAATTAGCGTCCCGGAAGATATCTTATGTTTGCTATCTACACAAGATGGCGACAGCTGTCGCGTCGGCTGTTATGGAAGTGCGGCCACCAGCTGCTCGACCTCGACCCGGGGGCCGGTGAAGAACGGCGTTTCCTCCCGCGCGTGCAAGCGGGCCTCGGTGTTACGCAGGTCGCGCATCAGGTCGACGATCCGGTCGAGTTCGGGCGCCTCGAACGCCAGGATCCACTCGTAGTCACCGAGCGCGAACGCGGGCACGGTGTTGGCCCGGACATCCTTGTACTCCCGGGCCGCCATCCCGTGCTCGGCCAGCATCCTGCGACGGTCCTCTTCGGGCAGGACGTACCACTCGAGCGACCGCACGAAGGGGTACACGCAGACGTAGGCGCCTGCCGGTTCACCGGCGATGAACGCCGGGACATGACTCCGGTTGAACTCGGCCGGCCGGTGCAACGCCACGCTGCTCCACACCGGCTCGCAGAGCCGGCCCAGCGCGGTGCGGCGGAACCCGGAGTAGGTGGCCTGCAGGTCCTCGATGCGCTCGGCGTGGGTCCAGATCATGAAGTCGGCGTCCGCACGCAGACCGGCGACGTCGTAGATACCGCGGACCACCACGCCGCGCTCTTCTTGCTGCTTGAAGTAGGTGGCGGCCTGGTCGGCGATCGCCTCGCGGGTCTCAGTACCTGCGTCGAGTCCACCCGGATTCACCGAGAACACCGAGAACATCACGTAGCGGAGGGTGGAGTTCAGCTTGTCGTAGTCGAGGTGCGCCATGGCCCATATGCTGCCACGATGCGCTGTGAAGGTCGCTAGGGCGCCGGGGTGGCGCTGATCACGGCCGCCACTGCCCGATCAGCCGCAGCGATGCAGGCCGGTACTCCGATGCCGTCGAGATAGTTGCCGGCGACCGCCACGGTCGGTGGCAGCGCGGCGCGCAGCCCGGCGACCAGGCTGGCATGGCCGGACCGATATTGCGGCATCGCCGCAGGCCAGCGCTGCACGCGCACGTCGATCGGGTCCACCGTGACGCCGAAGACGGCCTCCAGGTCCTGCACCGACCACCCCACCAGCTCCGCGTCGGAGGCGCTGGTGCGGGAATCGCCGAACCGGCCGAAGGACAACCGCAACACCTCGACCCTGCCGCCGTAGCCGCGGTCGCCCCATTTGCGCGAGGTCAGGGTGATCGCCTTGGCGTGCAACCGCTCCCCGGTGGCAACCAGCACCCCGGAGTTGTTCGGGAACGCCGCGCCGGCGGGTACCGCCATCGCCACCACCACCGACGACGCGTTGCCGATCCGGCTGGCCGCCGCCGCGGCACGCGGAGCGAACCCGGTGGCCAGCCGGGCCAGCACGGGGGCGGGCACCGCGACGACTACCCGGTCGGCGCGGTGGTGGCCGCCACTGGTGTCCCGCAACAGCCATCCGTCGCCGACCGGGTCGATCTGGGTCACCGCCGCCTGCACCCAGCGCAGCCGGGCGCTGCGCACCAGCGCGTTGACCAGCACCTGATATCCGCCGGTGACTGCGCCGAAGACCGGTACGCCGGTCGTCGTGGGCAGTGCCCGCCGCACCGCCTCGGTCAGGCTGGGCACGCCTTCATCGAGCAGGGTGGCCAGGCCGGGCACCGCCGAGCGCAGCCCGACCGTCGCCGCCGAACCCGCGTACACCCCGCCGATCAGCGGATCCACCGAGCAGGCCACCACCTGTGCACCGAACCGGTCGGCCACCAGCGCACCCAGCGCCGGATCACTGCCCGGTTCGAACGCCAACGGGCGGGTGGGCTCACCGGCGATCCGGGCAAGGGTCTCCGAGTCGACCAGCCCGGCCATCGACTCCGGCGACGACGGAATCCCGCTGAGCGTGTCCGGCGGCAACCGATGCAGCAGCCGGCGGCTGTACAGCAACGGCCGCACCCCGGTGGTACCGCGCTGCCGATCGGCCAAACCGAGCTCGGCCAGCAGGGCGGGCACTTCGGGCCGGCGGGCGACGAAGGCCTCGGCGCCCACGTCCACGCCGATCCCGCCCAGGGTCTCGGTGCGCAACAGCCCGCCGAGCCGGTCGGCCGGATCGAACACGGTGATGTCGACTGCGTCGCCGAGCGTCGCCCGCAGCCGGTGGGCGGCGGCCAGACCGGAGATGCCGCCCCCGACGACGCAGTACGACGTGGTCACAATGAATGAACCAGCGATACCAGGTCGGTCAGCACCCCGGGGTCCGTTTCCGGCAGCACGCCGTGGCCGAGGTTGAACACGTGCCCCGACGCTCCGGCGGCCACAGCGGCGCGGCCGTCGGCGACGACGGCCCGTGCGGCACGCTCCACTACCGGCCAGCCCGCCAGCAGCACCGCCGGGTCCAGGTTGCCCTGCAGGGCGGTGCCGGCACCCACGCGGGCGGCGGCGTCGGTCAGCGAGGTACGCCAGTCCACACCCACCACCGTGGCACCCGCGTCGGCCATGGCGCCCAGCAGCTCGCCGGTCTGCACCCCGAAGTGCGTCATCGGCACGTCCCGGTCGGCCAGGGTGGCGAACACCCGGGCACTGTGCGGTGCTACGAAACGCTGGTAGTCAGCCAGGCACAGCGTGCCGGCCCAGGAGTCGAACAATTGGATCGCGTCCACACCGTGGTCGAGTTGCACCGTCAGAAACGCGATGGTCAGGTCCGTGAGACGGGTCATCAGCTCGTGCCAGCTGTCCGGGTCGGCCAGCATCATCGCCTTGGTGCGGGCGTGAGTCCGGCTGGGCCCGCCCTCGACCAGGTAGGAGGCCATGGTGAACGGCGCGCCGGCAAAGCCGATCAGCGGCACCGTGCCAAGCGCGTCCACCAGCAGTGATACCGCCGCGGCGACGGCCGTCACCTGCTGCGGGTCCAACGGCCGCAGGGCTGCGACATCGGCCGCACTGCGCACCGGGTTGGCGATCACCGGACCGACATCGGGCACGATGTCCAGATCCACCCCGGCGCCGCGCAGCGGCACCACGATGTCGGAGAACAGGATCGCCGCGTCGACGTCGTGGCGGCGCACCGGCTGCAGGGTGATCTCGCAGACCAGTTCGGGGTCGAAACAGGCCGCCAGCATGCTGTGCTGCGCGCGCAGCTCACGGTATTCGGGCAGGGATCGGCCGGCCTGGCGCATGAACCAGACCGGCACCCGGCTGGGTTGCCGGCCGGCAGCGGCGGTCAGGTACGGGGAATCAGGCAGTTCACGACGGGCACTCATCGTGCTCAATGCTGCCACGCCCGATTGCGGCAGGCCGAACCGTGCCGTTTCATGCGGCGGTCCCCCGGCTTCCGCTTGCCAATTCGGCGCGCCTGTCTGCGCCGACCGGCGCCGGGGGTTAGCGTGAGATTCGGTGACCCGCGTCGCGGCGGTGCACAACAGAATCCTGGGTGCCGGCCGCTGGCGACGCGGCGCACAGCGACCAGTTAAGGAGCGGCACCCGTGACATCAGCCGAGCCTGCCCCATTCCGGGAAGCGGTGGCGACGATGCACGCCGCAACCGTGCGGTCGGAAATCGAATTGGGCCCGATCCGTCCGCCGCAGCGCCTGGCGCCCTACAGCTACGCGCTGGGCGCCGAGGTCAAGCATCCCGAGACCGACTTCGTCCCGGAGGACTCCGACGGCGATGCCTTCGGCCGGCTGATCCTGCTGTATGACCCCGACGGCACCGACGCCTGGGACGGCACCATGCGGATGGTGGCCTTCATCCAGGCCGACCTGGATCCGCACGAGGCGATCGACCCGCTACTCCCCGAAGTCGCGTGGAGTTGGCTGGTCGAGGCGCTGGGCGCCCGCACCGAGCACGTCACCGCATTGGGCGGGACCGTCACCGCCACCACCTCAGTTCGGTACGGCGACATCTCCGGGCCGCCGCGGGGACACCAGTTGGAACTGCGTGCATCGTGGACCGCGACCACCCCGGAGCTGGGCACCCATGTCCAGGCGTTCTGCGAGGTGCTGGAACACGCCGCGGGCCTACCGCCGGTCGGAATCACTGATCTGAGCTCGCGAACCCGCGTCTGAGATGTCCGAGCAGACCACCGAACCGGCCACCGAAGAGCCCGAGCCGACACCGCTGCCGCATCCTGCGGAGGGGGTGCCGGAGGTGTCGGTCACCCGCACGCAGATCGGTGCCGCCGCCGATCTCCTGGCCGGCGGTCACGGCCCGTTCGCGGTGGATGCCGAGCGGGCATCAGGCTTCCGCTACTCCAACCGGGCCTACCTCATCCAGATCCGCCGTGCCGGTGCCGGGACGGTGCTGATCGATCCGGTCGGCGCCGGCGAGGATCCGGCTGCCCTGCTGCGCCCGGTTGCCGAGGTACTCGACGACGACGAGTGGATTCTGCACGCCGCCGACCAGGACCTGGCCTGCCTGGCCGAGGTCGGCATGTGGCCCAAAGCGTTGTACGACACCGAGCTGGCCGGGCGACTGGCCGGCTTCGACCGGGTGAACCTGGCCGCGATGGTTCAGCGACTGTTGGGGCTGGGTCTGGCCAAGGGGCACGGCGCCGCGGACTGGTCGAAGCGGCCGCTGCCGGCGGATTGGCTCAACTATGCGGCGCTCGACGTCGAGGTGCTCATCGAACTGCGCCAGGCGATCGCTGAGGTGCTGTCCGAGCAGGGCAAAACCGATTGGGCGGCACAGGAGTTCAATCACCTTCGAGTCACCGACTTCACCACCACGACGCGCCGGGACCGCTGGCGGCGCACGTCGGGCATCCACAAGGTGCGCGATCGGCGCGGCCTAGCCGCCGTCCGTGAGCTGTGGACGGTGCGCGACCAGATCGCAGCGCGCCGAGACATCGCGCCCGGACGCATCCTGCCCGACTCGGCGATCATCGCCGCGGCCGTCGCCAACCCGACCACCGTTGACGAGCTGCTCGCCCTGCCGGTCTTCGGCGGGCCCAAACAACGTCGCAGCGCGGCGACCTGGCTGGCGGCGCTGGCCGCGGCCCGCGACAACCCCGAGCCGCCGGAAGCCGGGGAGTCCACCAGCGGTCCACCGCCGCCGTCGCGCTGGGCGCGGCGCAAACCCGAGGCGGCCGCGCGGTTGGAGGCGTCCCGCGCCGCCCTGACTGCCGTGTCCGAACAGGTGCAGGTGCCGACCGAGAACCTGCTCACCCCCGACCTGGTGCGCCGACTGTGCTGGGACTTCAAACCGGCGACACCAAACACCGCGGTGGTGATCGAGGAGTTCCTGGCCGCCGGCGGCGCACGCCCCTGGCAACGTGAGCTGACGGTGCCGGTGCTGACGGCGGCTCTCGGCCACCCGTAGCCGGGCCGGGTTCTGCGCGCCCGGTCGGGCCGGCTACTCCAGCCGCTCGCTGACCTCGTCGACGCAGTTGGAGGCGCCCATCGCCGCCACCCAGCCGGTGATCTGGCGAGCCACATCCTGTGCGGTCAGGCCGACCTCGGCCAGCAGCTGACCGCGCGAGGCGTGGTCGTAGAAACGCTGCGGCAGACCGACATCGCGGCAGGGCAGGTCGACCTCGGCACGCCGCAGCGCCGCCGACACCGCCGAGCCGATACCGCCGGCCACGCCGTTGTCCTCGCAGGTGACCACCAGCTTGTGCGCACCGGCCATCTCGACGAGCACCTCCGGCACCGGGAGCACCCACCGCGGGTCGACGACCGTCACCCCGATGCCCTGGTTGTGCAGCCGGTCGGCCACCGCCAGCGCCATGGGCGCGAAGGCGCCGACCGCGACCAGCAGGACGTCTTGGGGCAACCCGTCGGCCGGGACCGCGAGCACGTCCACCCCGGAGCGCCGCTCGATGGCGGGAATGTCTTCGCCCACATCCCCCTTCGGGAATCGCAGGGCGGTGGGGCCGTCGTTGACGTCGAGCGCTTCGCCGAGCTCCTCGCGCAGTCGGACGCCGTCGCGAGGCGCGGCCACCCGGATGCCGGGCACGATCCCCAGCACCGACAGATCCCACATACCGTTGTGACTCGCACCGTCGGGCCCGGTGATCCCGGACCGATCCAACACCAGCGTGACCGGCAGCTTGTGCAGCGCGACGTCCATCACAAGCTGGTCGAAG is a genomic window of Mycolicibacter heraklionensis containing:
- the hemQ gene encoding hydrogen peroxide-dependent heme synthase, which translates into the protein MAHLDYDKLNSTLRYVMFSVFSVNPGGLDAGTETREAIADQAATYFKQQEERGVVVRGIYDVAGLRADADFMIWTHAERIEDLQATYSGFRRTALGRLCEPVWSSVALHRPAEFNRSHVPAFIAGEPAGAYVCVYPFVRSLEWYVLPEEDRRRMLAEHGMAAREYKDVRANTVPAFALGDYEWILAFEAPELDRIVDLMRDLRNTEARLHAREETPFFTGPRVEVEQLVAALP
- a CDS encoding protoporphyrinogen oxidase produces the protein MVTTSYCVVGGGISGLAAAHRLRATLGDAVDITVFDPADRLGGLLRTETLGGIGVDVGAEAFVARRPEVPALLAELGLADRQRGTTGVRPLLYSRRLLHRLPPDTLSGIPSSPESMAGLVDSETLARIAGEPTRPLAFEPGSDPALGALVADRFGAQVVACSVDPLIGGVYAGSAATVGLRSAVPGLATLLDEGVPSLTEAVRRALPTTTGVPVFGAVTGGYQVLVNALVRSARLRWVQAAVTQIDPVGDGWLLRDTSGGHHRADRVVVAVPAPVLARLATGFAPRAAAAASRIGNASSVVVAMAVPAGAAFPNNSGVLVATGERLHAKAITLTSRKWGDRGYGGRVEVLRLSFGRFGDSRTSASDAELVGWSVQDLEAVFGVTVDPIDVRVQRWPAAMPQYRSGHASLVAGLRAALPPTVAVAGNYLDGIGVPACIAAADRAVAAVISATPAP
- the hemE gene encoding uroporphyrinogen decarboxylase; translation: MSARRELPDSPYLTAAAGRQPSRVPVWFMRQAGRSLPEYRELRAQHSMLAACFDPELVCEITLQPVRRHDVDAAILFSDIVVPLRGAGVDLDIVPDVGPVIANPVRSAADVAALRPLDPQQVTAVAAAVSLLVDALGTVPLIGFAGAPFTMASYLVEGGPSRTHARTKAMMLADPDSWHELMTRLTDLTIAFLTVQLDHGVDAIQLFDSWAGTLCLADYQRFVAPHSARVFATLADRDVPMTHFGVQTGELLGAMADAGATVVGVDWRTSLTDAAARVGAGTALQGNLDPAVLLAGWPVVERAARAVVADGRAAVAAGASGHVFNLGHGVLPETDPGVLTDLVSLVHSL
- a CDS encoding DUF3000 domain-containing protein, yielding MTSAEPAPFREAVATMHAATVRSEIELGPIRPPQRLAPYSYALGAEVKHPETDFVPEDSDGDAFGRLILLYDPDGTDAWDGTMRMVAFIQADLDPHEAIDPLLPEVAWSWLVEALGARTEHVTALGGTVTATTSVRYGDISGPPRGHQLELRASWTATTPELGTHVQAFCEVLEHAAGLPPVGITDLSSRTRV
- a CDS encoding HRDC domain-containing protein, coding for MSEQTTEPATEEPEPTPLPHPAEGVPEVSVTRTQIGAAADLLAGGHGPFAVDAERASGFRYSNRAYLIQIRRAGAGTVLIDPVGAGEDPAALLRPVAEVLDDDEWILHAADQDLACLAEVGMWPKALYDTELAGRLAGFDRVNLAAMVQRLLGLGLAKGHGAADWSKRPLPADWLNYAALDVEVLIELRQAIAEVLSEQGKTDWAAQEFNHLRVTDFTTTTRRDRWRRTSGIHKVRDRRGLAAVRELWTVRDQIAARRDIAPGRILPDSAIIAAAVANPTTVDELLALPVFGGPKQRRSAATWLAALAAARDNPEPPEAGESTSGPPPPSRWARRKPEAAARLEASRAALTAVSEQVQVPTENLLTPDLVRRLCWDFKPATPNTAVVIEEFLAAGGARPWQRELTVPVLTAALGHP